The Chryseobacterium indologenes genomic sequence CAATGCTGCATTGAGAGCTGCTACTATCGATTTATCTATTATCCCAATGACTTGTGGTTCTTCGTTCAAGAACAAAGGAGTACAGTTTATGTTGGATGCAGTATGTAAATACTTGCCTTCTCCATTGGATAAAGATGATATTAAAGGTACTGACCCAAGAACAGACGCTGAAATTACAAGAAAGCCATCTGTAGATGAGCCTTTCTCTGCTCTGGCATTTAAGATTGCTACTGACCCGTTCGTGGGAAGATTAGCATTCTTCAGAGCATACTCTGGAAGACTGGATGCTGGTTCTTATATCTTGAACACTCGTTCAGGAGATAAAGAAAGAATCTCTAGAATCTATCAGATGCACGCTAACAAACAAAACCCGGTAGAATATATTGAAGCTGGTGATATTGGTGCAGCGGTAGGATTCAAGTCTATCAAAACTGGTGATACAATGTGTGACGAGAAAAACCCAATCGTTCTTGAATCGATGGTTTTCCCTGATCCGGTAATTGGTATCGCTGTTGAGCCTAAAACTAAAGCTGACCAGGATAAAATGGGTAACGCTCTAGCTAAATTGGCTGAAGAAGATCCAACGTTTACTGTTAGAACTGACGAGGCTTCTGGACAAACGATCATCTCTGGTATGGGTGAGCTTCACTTAGATATCATTGTAGACCGTATGAAGAGAGAATTCAAGGTTGAAGTAAACCAAGGACAACCTCAGGTAGAGTACAAAGAAAACTTAACAAAAGTTGCTCAACACAGAGAAGTTTACAAAAAACAATCTGGTGGTAAGGGTAAATTTGCTGACATTGTATTTGAACTAGGACCTGCAGACGAAGGTAAAGTTGGTTTAGAATTCATCAATGAGATCAAAGGTGGTAACGTTCCTAGAGAATTCGTTCCTGCAATTGAGAAAGGATTTAAAGCTGCAATGAAGAACGGTCCATTGGCTGGTTTCGAAGTTGAAGGTATTAAAGTTACTCTTAAAGATGGATCTTTCCACGCGGTGGATTCTGACGCTCTTTCTTTCGAAATGGCTGCTAAGTTAGGATTTAAAGAAGCGGGACGTGCTGCTAAGCCAGTAATTATGGAGCCTATCATGAAACTGGAAGTTGTAACTCCGGAAGAATACATGGGTAACATCATTGGT encodes the following:
- the fusA gene encoding elongation factor G — encoded protein: MGRDLKFTRNIGIAAHIDAGKTTTTERILFYTGVNHKIGEVHDGASTMDWMEQEAERGITITSAATTCSWNFPTDQGKPVADTKPYHFNIIDTPGHVDFTVEVNRSLRVLDGLVFLFSAVDGVEPQSETNWRLADNYKVARMGFVNKMDRQGADFLNVVNQVKEMLGSNAVPIVLPIGAEEDFKGVVDLIKNRAIIWDEAGQGATFEVVPIPEDMKDEVLEYREKLVEAVSEYDETLMEKFFEDPDSITEEEINAALRAATIDLSIIPMTCGSSFKNKGVQFMLDAVCKYLPSPLDKDDIKGTDPRTDAEITRKPSVDEPFSALAFKIATDPFVGRLAFFRAYSGRLDAGSYILNTRSGDKERISRIYQMHANKQNPVEYIEAGDIGAAVGFKSIKTGDTMCDEKNPIVLESMVFPDPVIGIAVEPKTKADQDKMGNALAKLAEEDPTFTVRTDEASGQTIISGMGELHLDIIVDRMKREFKVEVNQGQPQVEYKENLTKVAQHREVYKKQSGGKGKFADIVFELGPADEGKVGLEFINEIKGGNVPREFVPAIEKGFKAAMKNGPLAGFEVEGIKVTLKDGSFHAVDSDALSFEMAAKLGFKEAGRAAKPVIMEPIMKLEVVTPEEYMGNIIGDLNKRRGTISGQEEKNGAVVIKGSVPLSEMFGYVTTLRTLSSGRATSSMELEKYQATPQNVAEEIIAKAKG